From the Funiculus sociatus GB2-C1 genome, one window contains:
- a CDS encoding Uma2 family endonuclease → MTQALPKPIAFEDFLEWKPETGHYELHDGVIIEMQPVGEHEEITGFLASELTVEFKRLSLPYFIPNQALVKPLEKESGYLPDVLILNRTNLAAEPLWKKSSTVTQGASIPLVIEVVSTNWRDDYLLKVADYEEIGVPEYWIVDYLGLGGRRFIGNPKQPTISVYSMVEGEYQVNQFRGSDRIQSPAFPELKLTAEQIFRVGVLIEQQQQNES, encoded by the coding sequence ATGACTCAAGCCTTACCCAAACCAATCGCTTTTGAAGACTTTCTAGAGTGGAAACCGGAAACGGGACACTATGAACTACATGATGGGGTGATTATTGAAATGCAGCCAGTAGGAGAACATGAAGAGATTACCGGGTTTTTAGCTTCAGAACTTACTGTAGAGTTTAAGCGATTAAGTCTTCCCTACTTCATACCCAATCAAGCGCTAGTCAAGCCGCTAGAAAAAGAATCAGGTTATTTACCAGATGTGCTGATATTAAATCGGACTAATCTAGCGGCGGAACCGTTATGGAAAAAATCTTCAACTGTTACTCAGGGTGCATCAATTCCCTTAGTAATTGAAGTAGTCAGTACCAATTGGCGGGATGATTATCTGCTCAAAGTTGCGGATTATGAAGAAATTGGTGTTCCGGAATACTGGATTGTCGATTACCTGGGATTAGGCGGTAGGCGATTTATTGGCAATCCTAAGCAACCTACTATTTCGGTTTACTCAATGGTTGAGGGTGAGTACCAGGTGAATCAGTTTAGAGGTAGCGATCGCATTCAGTCACCAGCGTTTCCAGAGTTAAAATTGACTGCTGAACAGATTTTTAGGGTTGGGGTGCTGATTGAACAGCAACAACAAAATGAAAGCTGA